A region from the Halobellus litoreus genome encodes:
- a CDS encoding sensor histidine kinase, whose protein sequence is MDGLPEGVGDDRSGFAGAVRQTDASQYGTLYDIALDTSTSLMSAEPDEFETKLRWGLESVGSHVDADRGYVFQSRNERFERTAGWTDEEVDPWEVQHLALDGFEWLGGRLRQFENAVVPSVRDLPTTSTLREALRAEEVKSAVFLPMVEDWSLQGFVGFDLAESTRQWDESEVDILRSVADMIAHSLSRVRREKLLKQQNERLETFASVISHDLRNPLNVVTGSLELADASGGSEHIDRATRAAERMEDLIEQVLTLAQQGRDIGDTRRIRLGTVVESAWATVEAPAAEIRLESDATVYADPDRLREAFENLFRNAVEHGGDDVTVRAGAVENGFYIEDDGAGIPEERRESVFDRGYTTDGGTGLGLPIVRSIVDAHGWSIRARDGVAGGARFEITDVEFAAT, encoded by the coding sequence ATGGACGGGCTTCCCGAGGGGGTAGGCGACGACCGGTCGGGATTCGCCGGCGCGGTCCGGCAGACGGACGCGTCGCAGTACGGCACCCTGTACGACATCGCTCTCGACACCTCGACGAGTCTGATGAGCGCCGAACCCGACGAGTTCGAGACGAAACTCCGCTGGGGGCTCGAAAGCGTGGGGTCGCACGTGGACGCCGATCGAGGGTACGTCTTCCAGTCGCGGAACGAGAGATTCGAGCGCACGGCCGGGTGGACGGACGAGGAAGTCGACCCCTGGGAGGTCCAGCACCTCGCGCTCGACGGATTCGAGTGGCTGGGCGGCCGCCTCAGGCAGTTCGAGAACGCGGTCGTCCCGAGCGTGAGGGACCTCCCGACGACGTCGACTCTCCGGGAGGCGTTGCGCGCCGAAGAGGTCAAATCCGCCGTGTTCCTGCCGATGGTCGAAGACTGGTCACTCCAGGGGTTCGTCGGGTTCGATCTGGCCGAGTCGACGCGCCAGTGGGACGAGTCGGAGGTGGATATCCTCCGAAGCGTCGCCGATATGATCGCCCACTCGCTGTCTCGCGTTCGACGCGAGAAGCTGCTCAAGCAACAGAACGAGCGTCTCGAAACCTTCGCGAGCGTGATCTCTCACGACCTCCGGAACCCGCTCAACGTCGTGACCGGATCACTCGAACTCGCCGACGCGAGCGGCGGATCCGAGCACATCGACCGTGCGACGCGCGCCGCTGAGCGAATGGAGGACCTCATCGAACAGGTGTTGACTCTCGCCCAGCAGGGCCGAGACATCGGCGACACCCGTCGGATACGACTCGGGACAGTCGTCGAGAGCGCGTGGGCGACGGTCGAGGCGCCGGCGGCCGAGATCCGACTCGAATCCGACGCGACCGTGTACGCCGACCCGGACAGACTCCGGGAGGCGTTCGAGAACCTGTTCCGGAACGCGGTCGAGCACGGCGGCGACGACGTGACGGTGCGCGCGGGGGCAGTGGAGAACGGGTTCTACATCGAGGACGACGGCGCGGGCATTCCGGAAGAACGGCGCGAGTCGGTGTTCGACCGGGGGTACACGACCGACGGTGGAACCGGGTTGGGACTGCCGATCGTTCGGAGCATCGTCGACGCCCACGGGTGGTCGATTCGAGCCCGTGACGGAGTTGCCGGCGGGGCGCGGTTCGAGATCACGGACGTCGAGTTCGCCGCCACATAG
- a CDS encoding DEAD/DEAH box helicase — MSKQVGRVDTLFLHESGDDFLVVVERDGERVFRAVLELKETDAGPRPAKFRVKRGSSEEPRDPSQFVELARRASRIRISQQTSKHRRNELQAMLDGYQLEALVVRTCRYCASDGRYSPITEDTAIKTDREYICPDCAKRELERELDFSASGRLTGAAQDRLEDLLLETQDLDRISNLLSGGLDPDLTKFDTVSATTDEVDPVETSTLDLHPELQRRVEDRFDSLLPVQSLAVDNGLFEERDQLVVSATATGKTLVGELAGIDRALKGEGKLLFLVPLVALANQKHEDFEERYGDVLDVTIRVGASRINDDGNRFDPNADVVVGTYEGIDHALRTGKDLGDVGTVVIDEIHTLKEEERGHRLDGLISRLKYYNEERARRREGYDGAQYVYLSATVGNPESLAERLRATLIEFEERPVPIERHVTFADGREKPDIVNKLVRREFDSKSSKGYRGQTIVFTNSRRRCHEISRKLEYDAAPYHAGLDYGQRKRVERQFGDQDLAAVVTTAALAAGVDFPASQVIFDSLAMGIEWLSVQEFEQMLGRAGRPDYHDQGKVYLLVEPDCVYHNSMEMTEDEVAFKLLKGEMEDVLTHYDETAAAEETLANVVVAGKRAKRLNDRMVGDVPTKHALGKLLQWEFIDGFEPTPLGRAVCRHFLSPSDAFRILDLIRTGTDPYDLVAEMELREEF, encoded by the coding sequence GTGTCAAAACAGGTCGGCCGCGTCGACACGCTCTTCCTCCACGAGTCCGGCGACGACTTCCTCGTGGTCGTCGAGCGGGACGGCGAGCGCGTCTTCCGCGCGGTGCTCGAACTGAAGGAGACGGACGCCGGCCCTCGCCCCGCGAAGTTCCGCGTCAAACGCGGCTCCTCCGAGGAGCCACGTGACCCGAGTCAGTTCGTCGAACTCGCCCGCCGCGCCTCGCGGATCCGCATCTCCCAGCAGACATCCAAGCACCGCCGGAACGAGCTACAGGCGATGCTCGACGGCTACCAGCTGGAGGCGCTCGTCGTCCGGACGTGTCGCTACTGCGCTTCGGACGGCCGCTACTCGCCGATCACCGAGGACACGGCGATCAAGACCGACAGAGAGTACATCTGTCCGGACTGCGCCAAGCGGGAGTTAGAGCGCGAACTCGACTTCTCCGCGTCGGGGCGGCTCACCGGCGCGGCCCAGGACCGACTCGAAGACCTGCTGCTCGAAACGCAGGACCTCGATCGGATCTCGAACCTCCTCTCGGGCGGTCTCGACCCCGACCTCACGAAGTTCGACACTGTCAGCGCGACCACCGACGAGGTCGATCCCGTCGAGACGTCGACGCTGGACCTCCACCCCGAACTCCAGCGCCGCGTCGAGGACCGGTTCGATTCCCTGCTTCCGGTCCAGTCGCTCGCGGTCGACAACGGACTCTTCGAGGAGCGCGACCAACTCGTCGTGAGCGCGACCGCGACCGGAAAGACGCTCGTCGGCGAACTCGCCGGGATCGACCGGGCGCTGAAGGGGGAGGGCAAACTGCTCTTCTTAGTCCCGCTGGTCGCGCTGGCGAATCAGAAGCACGAGGACTTCGAGGAGCGCTACGGCGACGTCCTCGACGTGACGATCCGCGTCGGCGCGTCGAGAATCAACGACGACGGCAACCGCTTCGATCCGAACGCCGACGTCGTCGTCGGCACCTACGAGGGGATCGACCACGCGCTGCGGACCGGAAAGGACCTCGGCGACGTCGGCACCGTCGTCATCGACGAGATCCACACCCTGAAAGAGGAGGAGCGCGGCCACCGCCTCGACGGCCTCATCAGCCGGCTGAAGTACTACAACGAGGAGCGGGCGAGGCGGCGAGAGGGGTACGACGGCGCGCAGTACGTCTACCTCTCGGCGACCGTCGGCAACCCCGAGTCGCTGGCCGAGCGGCTCCGCGCGACGCTCATCGAGTTCGAGGAGCGCCCGGTGCCGATCGAGCGGCACGTGACGTTCGCCGACGGGCGGGAGAAGCCCGACATCGTCAACAAACTGGTCAGACGCGAGTTCGACTCGAAGTCCTCGAAGGGCTATCGCGGACAGACTATCGTCTTCACCAACTCGCGGCGGCGCTGTCACGAAATCTCCAGGAAGCTGGAGTACGACGCCGCACCGTACCACGCCGGCCTCGACTACGGCCAGCGGAAGCGCGTCGAGCGGCAGTTCGGCGACCAGGACCTCGCCGCGGTCGTCACGACCGCCGCCCTGGCCGCCGGCGTCGACTTCCCCGCCTCGCAGGTGATCTTCGACTCGCTGGCGATGGGCATCGAGTGGCTCTCCGTCCAGGAGTTCGAGCAGATGCTGGGCCGCGCCGGCCGCCCCGACTACCACGACCAGGGGAAAGTCTACCTGCTCGTCGAACCCGACTGCGTCTACCACAACTCGATGGAGATGACCGAGGACGAGGTGGCGTTCAAACTCCTGAAAGGCGAGATGGAGGACGTGCTGACCCACTACGACGAGACCGCCGCCGCCGAGGAGACGCTCGCGAACGTCGTCGTCGCGGGCAAGCGCGCGAAACGGCTGAACGACCGGATGGTCGGTGACGTCCCAACCAAGCACGCTCTCGGCAAACTCCTCCAGTGGGAGTTCATCGACGGCTTCGAGCCGACGCCGTTGGGGCGAGCGGTCTGCCGGCACTTCCTCTCGCCATCGGACGCCTTCCGCATCCTCGATCTGATCCGCACCGGAACGGACCCGTACGACCTGGTGGCGGAGATGGAACTGCGAGAGGAGTTCTGA